The Vicia villosa cultivar HV-30 ecotype Madison, WI linkage group LG1, Vvil1.0, whole genome shotgun sequence genome includes a region encoding these proteins:
- the LOC131644646 gene encoding uncharacterized protein LOC131644646 isoform X1, translating to MRKAVDEVEVENELEIDVSFVRILWVDNSGQHRCRAIPRKRFYDVVTKNGVGLAFVSMAMTSLLDGPAHGSGLGSVGEARLTPDLSTIRTIPWSKQDDMVIGDLNVQPGQPWEYCPREALRRASKILKDEFDLVMNAGFENEFFLLKSIIRKNMNKQFREEKEEWIQFDSTPYCSSSAFDAACPILREITSALHSMGIPVEQLHAEAGKGQFELVLGHTICAKAADNLVYTRETVRSIARKHGLLATFIPKFSLDDLGSGCHVHLSLWQNGQNVFMASDESSKYGISTLGKEFMAGVLHHLPSILPFVAPLPISYDRLQPNTWSGAYLFWGNENREAPLRASSPPGTPGGFASNFEFKSFDGSANPYLGLTSIIAAGIDGLRRHLSLPEPVDTDLDPKNLQRLPKSLSESLEALHKAEFLDEFIGDKLLIAIKAIRKAEIDHYLENKEAFKQLIHRF from the exons ATGAGAAAAGCAGTGGATGAAGTTGAAGTTGAGAATGAGTTAGAGATTGATGTTTCATTTGTTCGTATATTGTGGGTTGATAATTCAGGACAACATAGATGTCGT GCGATTCCTAGAAAACGTTTCTATGATGTTGTTACAAAGAATGGTGTTGGTTTAGCATTTGTGAGTATGGCAATGACATCACTTTTGGATGGACCTGCTCATGGTTCTGGTTTGGGTTCAGTTGGTGAAGCAAGATTAACACCTGATTTGTCTACTATAAGGACAATTCCTTG GAGCAAGCAAGATGATATGGTTATAGGTGATTTGAATGTTCAACCTGGTCAGCCTTGGGAATATTGTCCAAGAGAAGCTTTAAGAAGAGCTTCCAAAATTTTGAAAGATGAATTTGATTTG GTAATGAATGCAGGGTTTGAGAATGAGTTTTTTCTGTTGAAGAGCATAATAAG aaaaaatatgaacaaacaaTTCAGGGAGGAAAAAGAAGAATGGATACAATTTGACTCAACTCCTTACTGCTCATCGTCCGCATTTGATGCTGCTTGCCCAATTCTTCGTGAAATTACTTCTGCTTTACATTCCATGGGAATTCCAGTAGAACAG TTACATGCAGAAGCTGGAAAAGGTCAATTTGAATTGGTTTTGGGACATACCATTTGTGCTAAAGCTGCGGACAACTTAGTTTACACCCGCGAAACCGTTAGATCTATTGCTAGAAAACATGGTTTGCTTGCAACTTTTATTCCAAA ATTCTCATTAGATGATTTGGGTTCTGGATGCCATGTTCATCTAAGTTTGTGGCAGAATGGCCAAAATGTATTCATGGCATCTGATGAATCATCAAAGTATGGAATATCGACTTTGGGAAAAGAATTTATGGCTGGAgttcttcatcatcttccatcAATTTTGCCATTTGTAGCACCACTTCCTATCAG TTATGATCggttgcaaccgaatacatggagcgGTGCATACTTGTTTTGGGGAAATGAAAATAGAGAAGCTCCATTGCGAGCTTCATCTCCACCTGGAACTCCCGGTGGTTTCGCgagtaattttgaatttaaatcattTGATGGTTCTGCAAATCCATACTTAGGTTTAACTTCTATAATTGCTGCTGGAATTGATGGACTGCGTCGACATCTTTCTCTTCCTGAACCTGTTG ATACGGATCTTGATCCCAAAAACCTGCAAAGATTGCCAAAATCACTTTCTGAATCTCTGGAAGCTCTTCATAAGGCTGAGTTCCTTGACGAATTTATTGGTGATAAGTTGCTTATTGCCATAAAAGCAATTCGAAAG GCTGAAATTGATCATTACTTGGAGAACAAGGAAGCATTCAAGCAACTCATACATCGTTTTTGA
- the LOC131644646 gene encoding uncharacterized protein LOC131644646 isoform X2 yields the protein MRKAVDEVEVENELEIDVSFVRILWVDNSGQHRCRAIPRKRFYDVVTKNGVGLAFVSMAMTSLLDGPAHGSGLGSVGEARLTPDLSTIRTIPWSKQDDMVIGDLNVQPGQPWEYCPREALRRASKILKDEFDLVMNAGFENEFFLLKSIIREEKEEWIQFDSTPYCSSSAFDAACPILREITSALHSMGIPVEQLHAEAGKGQFELVLGHTICAKAADNLVYTRETVRSIARKHGLLATFIPKFSLDDLGSGCHVHLSLWQNGQNVFMASDESSKYGISTLGKEFMAGVLHHLPSILPFVAPLPISYDRLQPNTWSGAYLFWGNENREAPLRASSPPGTPGGFASNFEFKSFDGSANPYLGLTSIIAAGIDGLRRHLSLPEPVDTDLDPKNLQRLPKSLSESLEALHKAEFLDEFIGDKLLIAIKAIRKAEIDHYLENKEAFKQLIHRF from the exons ATGAGAAAAGCAGTGGATGAAGTTGAAGTTGAGAATGAGTTAGAGATTGATGTTTCATTTGTTCGTATATTGTGGGTTGATAATTCAGGACAACATAGATGTCGT GCGATTCCTAGAAAACGTTTCTATGATGTTGTTACAAAGAATGGTGTTGGTTTAGCATTTGTGAGTATGGCAATGACATCACTTTTGGATGGACCTGCTCATGGTTCTGGTTTGGGTTCAGTTGGTGAAGCAAGATTAACACCTGATTTGTCTACTATAAGGACAATTCCTTG GAGCAAGCAAGATGATATGGTTATAGGTGATTTGAATGTTCAACCTGGTCAGCCTTGGGAATATTGTCCAAGAGAAGCTTTAAGAAGAGCTTCCAAAATTTTGAAAGATGAATTTGATTTG GTAATGAATGCAGGGTTTGAGAATGAGTTTTTTCTGTTGAAGAGCATAATAAG GGAGGAAAAAGAAGAATGGATACAATTTGACTCAACTCCTTACTGCTCATCGTCCGCATTTGATGCTGCTTGCCCAATTCTTCGTGAAATTACTTCTGCTTTACATTCCATGGGAATTCCAGTAGAACAG TTACATGCAGAAGCTGGAAAAGGTCAATTTGAATTGGTTTTGGGACATACCATTTGTGCTAAAGCTGCGGACAACTTAGTTTACACCCGCGAAACCGTTAGATCTATTGCTAGAAAACATGGTTTGCTTGCAACTTTTATTCCAAA ATTCTCATTAGATGATTTGGGTTCTGGATGCCATGTTCATCTAAGTTTGTGGCAGAATGGCCAAAATGTATTCATGGCATCTGATGAATCATCAAAGTATGGAATATCGACTTTGGGAAAAGAATTTATGGCTGGAgttcttcatcatcttccatcAATTTTGCCATTTGTAGCACCACTTCCTATCAG TTATGATCggttgcaaccgaatacatggagcgGTGCATACTTGTTTTGGGGAAATGAAAATAGAGAAGCTCCATTGCGAGCTTCATCTCCACCTGGAACTCCCGGTGGTTTCGCgagtaattttgaatttaaatcattTGATGGTTCTGCAAATCCATACTTAGGTTTAACTTCTATAATTGCTGCTGGAATTGATGGACTGCGTCGACATCTTTCTCTTCCTGAACCTGTTG ATACGGATCTTGATCCCAAAAACCTGCAAAGATTGCCAAAATCACTTTCTGAATCTCTGGAAGCTCTTCATAAGGCTGAGTTCCTTGACGAATTTATTGGTGATAAGTTGCTTATTGCCATAAAAGCAATTCGAAAG GCTGAAATTGATCATTACTTGGAGAACAAGGAAGCATTCAAGCAACTCATACATCGTTTTTGA